The Metabacillus litoralis genome contains a region encoding:
- a CDS encoding DUF3237 domain-containing protein: protein MESTFLFKANIQVANPIEVGDVGTGIRRVIPIIGGTFEGEGIKGKILSGGADYQMIRYDGVTEALAHYVIETDDGVPIYVINKGYRHGPKEIIDKIIRGEQVPDGSYYFKTTPTFETSSEKYSYLNRMIYIGEGLRGPNDVQISFYQVD, encoded by the coding sequence ATGGAATCGACATTTCTTTTTAAAGCAAATATTCAGGTAGCTAACCCAATTGAAGTTGGGGATGTTGGAACAGGCATAAGGAGAGTTATTCCGATTATTGGAGGTACTTTTGAGGGGGAGGGTATAAAAGGGAAGATCTTATCAGGTGGAGCTGATTACCAGATGATAAGATATGATGGTGTAACGGAAGCTCTTGCTCACTATGTAATTGAAACGGATGATGGTGTTCCAATTTATGTGATTAATAAAGGATATAGACATGGGCCTAAAGAAATTATTGATAAAATCATTCGTGGTGAGCAGGTTCCTGACGGTTCTTATTATTTCAAAACTACACCTACTTTCGAAACAAGCAGTGAAAAGTACTCTTATTTGAACCGAATGATTTACATTGGTGAGGGATTAAGAGGGCCTAATGATGTTCAAATCTCATTTTATCAAGTTGATTAA